A window from Citrus sinensis cultivar Valencia sweet orange chromosome 5, DVS_A1.0, whole genome shotgun sequence encodes these proteins:
- the LOC112497666 gene encoding transcription factor bHLH84: MDSFGVLFADGEWESFNKMFPTEEFDFAQEFLAQAQQQQNDDEGLHFMTPSAFCPTSEATNVVSMTAGVDNESLFYYSNSTDRQLNSNLHNLSQDSNFGSNCSTSAFNNSSFFFSDISNNHIPVTNAVCMSMVEEKIGLHDAPAFHDIAMEETSPINQCTTALVHAHDLQLKRKLIDHGPAEPDVNSSENNGKKKPRVTRNVQKTTKKNAVKSKKQQNEKVRPKGNEGEESNINGGSDGQSSTSTYSSDDDNASQETNNEDSKASSAALNLSGKQRASRGSATDPQSLYARKRRERINERLKILQNLVPNGTKVDISTMLEEAVHYVKFLQVQIKLLSSDELWMYAPLAYNGIDYLCLNQKISSLL; encoded by the exons atggATTCTTTTGGAGTTTTATTTGCCGATGGAGAATGGGAATCCTTTAACAAAATGTTCCCCACTGAAGAATTTGATTTCGCACAAGAGTTTCTTGCACAGGCCCAACAACAGCAAAACGATGATGAGGGTTTGCATTTCATGACCCCATCAGCATTTTGCCCCACTTCTGAAGCCACCAATGTAGTGAGCATGACTGCAGGGGTCGATAATGAgagtttgttttattattcaaattccACTGATCGTCAACTCAACTCTAATTTGCACAATCTTTCTCAAGATAGTAATTTTGGTAGCAATTGTAGCACCAGTGCCTTTAATAATAGTAGCTTCTTCTTCAGCGATATTTCTAATAACCATATCCCGGTTACAAATGCTGTGTGTATGTCTATGGTCGAAGAAAAAATTGGCTTGCATGATGCCCCAGCTTTTCATGACATTGCAATGGAAGAAACTTCCCCCATCAATCAATGCACAACTGCTCTTGTCCATGCCCATGACCTGCAGCTCAAAAGGAAGTTAATTGATCATGGACCGGCAGAACCTGATGTAAATTCATCTGAGAATAACGGGAAGAAAAAACCCCGCGTTACAAGAAAT GTACAGAAAACCACTAAGAAGAATGCTGTCAAGTCAAAGAAGCAGCAGAATGAGAAAGTGCGTCCAAAAGGCAATGAAGGAGAAGAGAGCAATATTAATGGCGGATCAGATGGACAAAGCTCAACCAGTACATACAGTTCAGATGACGATAATGCTTCTCAGGAGACTAATAATGAAGATTCCAAGGCATCTTCAGCAGCTCTCAATTTAAGTGGCAAACAAAGAGCCAGTAGAGGGTCGGCAACTGATCCCCAGAGCCTTTATGCTAGG aaaagaagagagaggATAAATGAGCGATTGAAAATCTTACAGAATCTTGTCCCCAATGGAACAAAG GTTGATATTAGCACTATGCTTGAAGAGGCGGTCCATTATGTGAAGTTTTTGCAGGTCCAGATcaag CTTTTAAGCTCCGATGAGCTATGGATGTATGCTCCTCTTGCTTACAACGGAATCGACTATCTCTGTCTCAACCAGAAGATTTCTTCGCTTCTATGA